One window from the genome of Vidua chalybeata isolate OUT-0048 chromosome 3, bVidCha1 merged haplotype, whole genome shotgun sequence encodes:
- the KBTBD11 gene encoding kelch repeat and BTB domain-containing protein 11 produces the protein MEGSGAAPEEEESGAANGAPPPPPPPTPAAPCGFSSSLCFSAAAAEPQPPAAGGRVVQNQWEINNAACQPEEEDEEVVGPRDRPSEEPDLVIEVSGRRIRAHKSVLAAKSDYFRARASRDVLRVKGVSYGALRLLIDYVYTARMGEVRHDNLAEVVSGARVLQMPCALHCAAEAMRAQLCLGNCYQLLCLAKKQRLAELREAAYRFMSDHYLEVLREPSVYGRLSGAERDLILQQRMDSGRPCLLVAEVSDAFERPGGGSRPQSRESSRPQSPSSVVSLEESGSLIHYYQESTGEWRVLTRLPEEANAKGCAMCVLHNYLFLAGGIVTGPLGSEPRARLSDKVFCYNPLTDTWSQVRPLAQPRSQLKLLALDGYLYAVGGECLFTVERYDPRADRWSPVAPLPKGAFAVAHEATTCNGEIYVSGGSLFYRLLKYDPKRDEWQECPYNSSRRRSADMVAFKSFIYRFDVSSGRGGEQGPGGGTSGGVEVFRYNTVAKCWSQCASLRPSGGPIQPFRCAPLGNTIYCVNRTGTLRFSLAQDGEVEADGGLKGTFDGELLKAPLDAKGVLLPFVLTLPERLDKTGDQEGSLPL, from the coding sequence ATGGAGGGCAGCGGCGCGGCcccggaggaggaggagagcggGGCCGCGAACGGCGctccccccccgccgccgccacccACGCCGGCCGCCCCCTGCGGCTTCAGCTCCTCCCTCTGCTTCAGCGCCGCCGCTGCCGAGCCGCAGCCGCCCGCGGCCGGCGGCCGAGTGGTGCAGAACCAGTGGGAGATCAACAACGCCGCCTGCCAGccggaggaggaggatgaggaggtggTGGGGCCACGGGACCGGCCGTCGGAGGAGCCCGACCTAGTGATCGAGGTGTCGGGCCGCCGTATTCGGGCGCACAAGTCGGTGCTGGCGGCCAAGAGTGACTACTTTCGTGCCCGCGCCTCACGGGACGTCCTGCGGGTGAAGGGAGTGAGCTACGGTGCGCTGCGGCTGCTCATCGACTACGTGTACACGGCCCGCATGGGCGAGGTGCGGCACGACAACCTGGCTGAGGTGGTGAGCGGTGCCCGCGTCCTGCAGatgccctgtgccctgcactGTGCCGCCGAGGCCATGCGCGCCCAGCTCTGCCTCGGAAACTGCtaccagctcctctgcctggcCAAGAAGCAGCGGTTGGCAGAGCTGCGGGAGGCTGCCTATCGCTTCATGAGCGACCATTACCTGGAGGTGCTGCGGGAGCCCAGCGTTTACGGCCGCCTCAGTGGCGCTGAGCGGGACCTCATCCTGCAGCAGCGCATGGATTCCGGCCGGCCCTGCTTGCTGGTGGCCGAGGTCAGCGATGCCTTCGAGCGGCCGGGTGGTGGCAGCCGGCCACAGAGCCGCGAGAGCAGTCGGCCACAGAGTCCCTCCTCCGTGGTGTCACTGGAGGAGAGTGGCTCCCTCATTCACTACTACCAGGAGAGCACCGGTGAGTGGAGGGTGCTGACACGCCTGCCCGAGGAGGCCAATGCCAAGGGCTGTGCCATGTGTGTCCTCCACAACTACCTCTTCCTTGCAGGGGGCATTGTGACGGGGCCGCTGGGCAGTGAACCCAGGGCCCGCCTTTCTGACAAGGTCTTCTGCTACAACCCCCTGACTGACACCTGGAGCCAGGTGCGGCCGCTGGCTCAGCCCCGCTCGCAGCTCAagctgctggccctggatgGTTACCTCTATGCTGTGGGGGGTGAGTGCCTCTTCACTGTGGAAAGGTATGACCCGCGGGCCGACCGCTGGAGCCCTGTGGCACCTCTGCCCAAGGGTGCCTTTGCTGTGGCTCACGAGGCCACCACTTGCAACGGGGAGATCTATGTGTCAGGAGGCTCCCTCTTCTACCGCCTGCTCAAATATGACCCCAAGCGTGACGAGTGGCAGGAGTGTCCTTACAACAGCAGCCGTCGGCGCTCTGCTGACATGGTGGCCTTCAAGAGCTTCATCTACCGCTTTGATGTGAGCAGTGGCCGTGGTGGGGAGCAGGGCCCAGGTGGCGGGACGAGCGGCGGCGTTGAAGTTTTCCGGTACAACACAGTGGCCAAGTGCTGGAGCCAGTGCGCCAGCCTGCGGCCCAGCGGTGGCCCCATCCAGCCCTTCCGCTGTGCCCCCTTGGGCAACACCATCTACTGCGTCAACCGGACCGGCACCCTTCGCTTCAGCCTAGCCCAGGACGGTGAGGTGGAAGCAGATGGTGGGCTCAAGGGCACCTTTGATGGGGAGCTTCTTAAAGCTCCCTTGGATGCCAAGGGTGTCCTCCTACCCTTTGTACTTACCCTGCCTGAGAGGCTGGACAAAACCGGGGACCAGGAGGGCTCCCTCCCACTGTAA